Proteins encoded in a region of the Streptomyces sp. NBC_00310 genome:
- a CDS encoding LLM class F420-dependent oxidoreductase encodes MRLGLALGYWGRGPSADHVPLAREAERLGYDSVWTAESWGSDAFTPLTWIAAHTSRIKLGTAVAQMAARSPTTTAMHALTLDHLSGGRALLGLGLSGPQVVEGWYGRPFPRSPLTATREYVDVVRQVLRREAPVELDGRFHPLPYDGPDGTGVGKALKSITHPLRAGLPVLLGAEGPKNIAQTTRIADGWLPLYWSPTRADVYEASLTDVPDGFLIAPMARAKVCDDVAEGLLPVKAMLGFYIGGMGHAKRNFHADLMARMGYEEEARHIQRLFLDGRREEAVLAVPDAFADEISLVGPRERIAERLELWRKGPVTDLLVLAPDPHTLRVLAELNS; translated from the coding sequence ATGCGGCTCGGTCTGGCACTCGGTTACTGGGGGCGCGGCCCCTCGGCGGACCACGTCCCGCTCGCGCGGGAGGCGGAGCGGCTCGGCTACGACTCGGTGTGGACCGCCGAGTCGTGGGGCTCGGACGCCTTCACCCCGCTCACCTGGATCGCGGCGCACACCTCAAGGATCAAGCTGGGTACGGCGGTTGCGCAGATGGCCGCCCGGTCGCCCACCACCACCGCGATGCACGCCCTGACCCTGGACCATCTCTCCGGCGGGCGCGCCCTCCTCGGTCTCGGGCTGTCCGGGCCGCAGGTCGTCGAGGGCTGGTACGGGCGCCCGTTCCCGAGGTCCCCGCTGACCGCGACCAGGGAGTACGTCGACGTAGTACGCCAAGTCCTCAGGCGGGAGGCCCCTGTTGAGCTGGACGGGCGCTTCCACCCCCTCCCGTACGACGGTCCGGACGGCACCGGCGTCGGCAAGGCGCTGAAGTCGATCACCCACCCCCTCCGCGCCGGTCTGCCCGTCCTGCTCGGGGCCGAGGGGCCGAAGAACATCGCGCAGACGACCCGGATCGCGGACGGCTGGCTGCCGTTGTACTGGTCGCCGACCCGGGCCGATGTCTACGAGGCCTCGTTGACCGACGTCCCGGACGGCTTCCTCATCGCGCCCATGGCCCGGGCGAAGGTCTGCGACGACGTCGCCGAGGGGCTGTTGCCCGTGAAGGCCATGCTCGGCTTCTACATCGGCGGGATGGGACACGCCAAGCGCAACTTCCACGCCGACCTCATGGCCCGCATGGGGTACGAGGAGGAGGCCCGGCACATCCAGCGGCTCTTCCTCGACGGGCGGCGCGAGGAGGCCGTGCTCGCCGTGCCGGACGCTTTCGCGGACGAGATCTCACTCGTCGGGCCGCGCGAACGGATCGCGGAGCGGCTGGAGTTGTGGCGGAAGGGGCCGGTGACGGATCTGCTGGTCCTCGCTCCGGACCCGCACACGCTGCGCGTGCTGGCCGAGCTCAACTCCTGA
- a CDS encoding prenyltransferase, which produces MTTPRTEHLVLPGVLTAEQAAATVRGILAVQRADGAIPWFRGHHLDPWDHTEAAMALDAAGEHEAAERAYEWLRRHQNEDGSWYAAYADGDAAEVTDRGRETNFVAYIAVGVWHHYLATGDDTFLDRMWPAVQAAIECVLRLQQPGGQIGWKREDDGTPVNDALLTGSSSIHHALRCALAIADQREEPQPDWELAVGALRHAIRRHPERFLDKDRYSMDWYYPVLGGALTGTEAKSRVEEGWDRFVVPGFGVRCVIPNPWVTGGESAELALALWAMGESDRALEILQSIQHLRDADSGLYWTGYVFEDQAVWPEELTSWTAGSLLLAVAALGGDEATCAVFGGERLPRGLDDFDDSECC; this is translated from the coding sequence GTGACGACGCCCCGGACAGAACACCTGGTCCTGCCCGGGGTCCTCACCGCCGAGCAGGCCGCCGCCACCGTGCGCGGCATCCTCGCGGTGCAGCGGGCGGACGGTGCCATCCCGTGGTTCCGCGGGCACCACCTCGACCCGTGGGACCACACCGAGGCCGCCATGGCCCTGGACGCGGCCGGTGAGCACGAGGCCGCCGAGCGCGCCTACGAGTGGCTGCGCCGGCACCAGAACGAGGACGGCTCCTGGTACGCCGCGTACGCCGACGGGGACGCCGCCGAGGTCACCGACCGGGGCCGCGAGACCAACTTCGTCGCGTACATCGCCGTCGGGGTCTGGCACCACTACCTCGCCACCGGCGACGACACCTTCCTCGACCGCATGTGGCCCGCCGTCCAGGCGGCGATCGAGTGCGTCCTGCGGCTCCAGCAGCCGGGCGGCCAGATCGGCTGGAAGCGCGAGGACGACGGCACGCCGGTGAACGACGCCCTGCTCACGGGCAGTTCGTCGATCCATCACGCGCTGCGCTGTGCGCTCGCGATCGCCGATCAGCGCGAAGAGCCGCAGCCGGACTGGGAGTTGGCGGTCGGCGCGCTGCGGCACGCGATACGCCGGCACCCCGAGCGGTTCCTCGACAAGGACCGCTACTCGATGGACTGGTACTACCCGGTGCTCGGCGGCGCGCTCACCGGCACCGAGGCCAAGTCCCGTGTCGAGGAAGGGTGGGACCGGTTCGTCGTGCCCGGCTTCGGTGTCCGCTGCGTGATCCCCAACCCGTGGGTGACGGGCGGCGAGTCGGCCGAACTGGCCCTGGCCCTCTGGGCGATGGGCGAGTCCGACCGCGCCCTGGAGATCCTCCAGTCGATCCAGCACCTCCGCGACGCGGACTCCGGCCTGTACTGGACGGGGTACGTCTTCGAGGACCAGGCCGTCTGGCCCGAGGAACTAACCTCCTGGACCGCGGGATCCCTGTTGCTGGCCGTCGCCGCGCTGGGCGGCGACGAGGCGACATGCGCGGTCTTCGGCGGGGAGCGCCTGCCGCGCGGGCTGGACGACTTCGATGACTCCGAGTGCTGTTGA